One segment of Pseudomonas sp. FP2196 DNA contains the following:
- the fliD gene encoding flagellar filament capping protein FliD, giving the protein MASPILPGTGLGSGLDTGAIVKALVNADKAAKQGQIDRGTATNTASISGIGTLKSLMTAFTQTLTDLGSLSNPQFPGFAATSSDPKILGATAGNTAVNGNYVVTVGKLATSSKVASAAFAGGNTSPITAGTLTIKQGTGTYNLDIKAGATLQSVRDSINGDDKLKSAGISANIVTDSFGSRLVLGSTTTGAGSDISVSGISELAIDGSTVIGTSGSPMTATSAGSIGALAIDAEFTIDGMALTSKSNTVDKAVSGLTLNLVATGTSTVTVASNNDGLKASIQKFVDAYNALANGITALTKPSLDDDGKPTVAAALTGDALPRSILSAIREPLSQTGSGDKLTVLAQLGITTDQKTGALTFDSTKFTAAMNDKKLGGEVQKMFVGELGSDNGLLKRMQKAITPFSTTGGILDQRTTSLNKTKTKLTNDQAALDRRIETLTAVLTKKYNDMDTLVGKLKATASNITSMFEALTAQQKG; this is encoded by the coding sequence ATGGCAAGTCCAATTCTACCGGGCACGGGTTTAGGCTCCGGCCTTGATACCGGTGCTATCGTCAAAGCTCTGGTAAACGCTGACAAAGCGGCCAAGCAAGGTCAGATCGACCGTGGGACTGCGACCAACACCGCGAGCATTTCCGGTATCGGTACCTTGAAGTCGTTGATGACGGCTTTCACCCAGACCTTGACGGACCTGGGCAGTCTTTCCAATCCGCAGTTTCCGGGTTTTGCTGCGACCTCTTCTGATCCAAAGATCCTCGGCGCCACTGCCGGCAACACGGCGGTCAATGGTAACTACGTTGTGACCGTCGGCAAGCTGGCCACCTCCTCGAAGGTTGCCAGTGCCGCGTTTGCAGGTGGTAATACCAGTCCGATTACGGCTGGCACGCTGACCATCAAGCAGGGTACCGGCACATACAACCTCGACATCAAGGCTGGGGCGACACTGCAATCGGTGCGCGACTCGATCAACGGTGACGACAAGCTCAAGAGTGCAGGCATCAGTGCCAACATCGTCACTGACTCCTTTGGTTCGCGTCTGGTGCTGGGTTCGACTACCACGGGTGCGGGTTCCGACATTTCCGTCAGCGGAATTTCCGAACTGGCCATCGATGGCAGTACCGTGATTGGCACCAGCGGCTCGCCGATGACGGCGACTTCCGCGGGTTCCATTGGTGCTCTGGCGATCGATGCCGAATTCACCATCGATGGCATGGCCCTGACCAGCAAGAGCAATACCGTCGACAAGGCTGTTTCCGGCCTGACCTTGAATCTGGTAGCGACTGGTACCTCCACGGTCACCGTCGCCAGCAACAACGATGGCTTGAAGGCTTCCATTCAGAAGTTCGTTGATGCCTACAATGCTCTGGCCAACGGCATCACTGCGCTGACCAAGCCTTCCCTGGACGATGATGGCAAACCGACCGTTGCGGCGGCGCTGACTGGCGATGCGTTGCCGCGCTCGATCCTGTCAGCCATCCGCGAGCCCCTGTCGCAAACCGGTTCGGGCGACAAGCTGACCGTTCTGGCGCAACTGGGCATTACCACCGATCAGAAAACCGGCGCGCTCACTTTTGACAGCACCAAGTTCACCGCTGCCATGAATGACAAGAAGCTGGGTGGCGAAGTCCAGAAGATGTTCGTTGGCGAGCTGGGTTCTGACAACGGTTTGCTCAAGCGCATGCAAAAAGCGATTACGCCGTTCTCCACTACTGGCGGGATTCTGGATCAGCGCACCACCAGTCTGAACAAGACCAAGACTAAACTGACCAATGATCAGGCTGCGCTCGATCGTCGTATCGAAACCCTGACCGCTGTACTGACCAAAAAGTACAACGACATGGACACCCTTGTCGGCAAGCTGAAGGCCACCGCCAGCAACATCACTTCGATGTTCGAGGCGTTGACCGCTCAACAGAAAGGCTAA
- the pseG gene encoding UDP-2,4-diacetamido-2,4,6-trideoxy-beta-L-altropyranose hydrolase, translating into MRVLIRADASPTIGSGHIARCLTLARVLRKQGSHVAFACRRLPGHRLDALQAEGFETFALPERYAEEDPQQAIESMLPWQADIEALDVSLDGHEGFDWIIADHYGLDHHWQTAARRWASRIAAVDDLATRRYSVDLLLNQNLSGLSENYAPLLPDGCRTLLGPRFAMLREEFICPAIEVKSKARRVLVNFGGFDAAMQTHHAMLALADFPELEVDFVAGADNPAWAQMQALAETRPNWRLHSFVSDFHQRMTEADLFIGAGGGTSWERAALGLPTICIAVSNNQQANGEVMAAAGAHVFMGAREQVSVEQLRQAIGLVVNNVYLRQSLAERSRQLVDGRGALRVAAALAGAVLKVRPAILDDAQLLLDGRNAEAVRRWSLDAGVIEYKQHLDWLSASLRNPQRLLLIAEADDGPVGVLRYDLHGFDAEVSLYLLQGRFGLGWGGALLARGEAFAAAHWPQMSAITAQVLPANQASLNVFRDAGFTQSACVFTRVLKDRRT; encoded by the coding sequence ATGAGAGTGTTGATCCGTGCGGACGCGTCGCCGACCATCGGCAGCGGCCACATTGCCCGTTGCCTGACGCTGGCCCGGGTGTTGCGCAAGCAGGGCAGTCACGTCGCATTTGCCTGTCGGCGCTTGCCAGGGCATCGGCTTGATGCGTTGCAGGCAGAAGGTTTCGAGACGTTCGCATTACCCGAACGCTATGCCGAAGAAGATCCGCAGCAGGCGATCGAATCGATGCTGCCGTGGCAGGCGGACATTGAGGCACTGGATGTATCGCTCGACGGCCATGAAGGGTTCGACTGGATCATTGCCGACCACTATGGCCTCGATCATCACTGGCAAACGGCGGCCCGGCGTTGGGCGTCACGGATTGCAGCGGTGGATGATCTGGCCACTCGGCGCTACAGCGTTGACCTGCTGCTCAATCAGAATTTGTCCGGCCTCAGTGAGAATTATGCGCCGCTGTTGCCTGACGGTTGTCGCACATTGCTCGGTCCGCGCTTTGCCATGCTGCGCGAGGAGTTCATTTGCCCAGCCATCGAGGTCAAGTCCAAGGCTCGGCGGGTATTGGTGAATTTCGGCGGTTTCGACGCGGCGATGCAGACTCATCACGCGATGCTGGCGCTGGCGGATTTTCCCGAGTTGGAAGTGGATTTCGTCGCCGGTGCCGATAATCCGGCATGGGCGCAGATGCAGGCCTTGGCCGAGACGCGGCCGAATTGGCGATTGCACAGTTTTGTCAGCGATTTCCATCAACGCATGACCGAGGCTGATCTGTTTATCGGCGCCGGCGGTGGCACCAGTTGGGAGCGCGCCGCTTTGGGGTTGCCAACGATCTGCATTGCCGTGTCGAACAACCAGCAGGCCAACGGCGAAGTCATGGCGGCAGCGGGCGCGCATGTATTCATGGGCGCCCGTGAGCAGGTCAGCGTCGAGCAACTGCGTCAGGCAATCGGCTTGGTCGTCAACAATGTCTATCTGCGCCAAAGCCTGGCCGAGCGTTCGCGACAATTGGTCGATGGGCGAGGCGCGCTGCGGGTGGCGGCGGCATTGGCTGGCGCGGTGCTTAAAGTGCGCCCGGCGATACTGGACGACGCGCAGTTGCTGTTGGACGGGCGTAATGCCGAGGCGGTGCGCCGCTGGTCACTGGATGCTGGCGTTATCGAATACAAGCAGCACCTGGACTGGCTCAGTGCGAGCCTGCGCAATCCTCAGCGGCTGTTGTTGATCGCTGAAGCCGATGACGGCCCGGTTGGCGTTCTGCGCTATGACTTGCATGGCTTTGACGCGGAGGTCTCGCTGTATCTGCTGCAAGGGCGCTTTGGCCTGGGCTGGGGCGGTGCACTGCTGGCGCGGGGCGAAGCGTTCGCCGCTGCGCATTGGCCGCAAATGAGCGCAATCACCGCTCAAGTGTTGCCGGCCAATCAAGCTTCATTGAATGTTTTTCGCGACGCCGGGTTCACCCAAAGTGCCTGCGTGTTCACCCGTGTTTTGAAGGATCGCCGCACATGA
- the fliS gene encoding flagellar export chaperone FliS, whose protein sequence is MNPMLALRQYQKIGAQAQTSEASPHRLVQMLMEGGLDRIAQAKGAMERKDIPNKGILIGKAIGIIGGLLEGLDLDNRSEQVGELANLYEYMMKRLTEANAKTDPKILDEVADLLRTVKDGWDAIGTPAPQF, encoded by the coding sequence ATGAATCCGATGTTAGCCCTTCGCCAATACCAGAAGATTGGCGCTCAGGCGCAGACTTCCGAAGCCAGTCCGCACCGTCTGGTACAGATGCTGATGGAAGGTGGTCTGGATCGTATTGCCCAGGCCAAAGGTGCCATGGAGCGCAAGGACATCCCGAACAAGGGCATCCTGATCGGCAAAGCCATCGGCATCATCGGTGGTCTGCTTGAAGGGCTTGATCTGGATAACCGGTCGGAGCAGGTTGGCGAGTTGGCCAACCTCTATGAATACATGATGAAGCGTCTGACCGAAGCCAACGCCAAGACCGATCCAAAGATCCTCGACGAAGTCGCTGACCTGCTGCGCACGGTCAAGGACGGCTGGGATGCCATCGGCACGCCGGCTCCACAGTTTTAA
- a CDS encoding flagellar protein FliT — MSLVLQRIEETREALVGALAERNWEAIGELDLACRSCMEDVLSEASVDEAALRDNLEELLGVYKQLLEAATGERQAIANEMSQITQAQNAAKVYHLFG; from the coding sequence ATGAGTCTTGTATTGCAGCGAATCGAAGAAACCCGCGAGGCTCTGGTCGGTGCTCTGGCCGAGCGCAACTGGGAAGCTATTGGCGAGCTGGATCTGGCTTGCCGTTCCTGCATGGAAGACGTCTTGAGTGAAGCTTCGGTGGACGAGGCCGCGTTGCGCGATAACCTTGAGGAGTTGCTCGGGGTTTACAAACAGCTGCTCGAGGCGGCGACGGGTGAGCGGCAGGCGATAGCCAACGAGATGTCGCAGATCACCCAAGCGCAGAACGCGGCAAAGGTTTACCATCTGTTTGGTTAA
- a CDS encoding flagellar protein FlaG: MDMSAKLNLSYPAAKQATTVADKPAEKPRPVVAPVAIVKDESKSDQTEQQKLKMAVQEIEKFVQSVKRNLEFSIDEPSGKVVVKVIASESGEVIRQIPNEEVLKLANSLNDASSLLFSAKV; this comes from the coding sequence ATGGATATGAGCGCCAAGCTGAACTTGTCTTATCCTGCGGCCAAGCAGGCGACGACTGTTGCCGACAAGCCTGCGGAAAAGCCTCGCCCGGTGGTTGCCCCGGTAGCTATCGTCAAGGATGAAAGCAAAAGCGATCAGACCGAGCAGCAAAAACTGAAGATGGCCGTTCAGGAAATCGAAAAGTTTGTGCAGTCGGTCAAGCGCAATCTGGAGTTCTCGATCGATGAGCCTTCAGGCAAAGTAGTGGTCAAAGTGATTGCCAGCGAATCCGGTGAGGTGATCCGTCAGATCCCCAACGAAGAAGTGCTGAAACTGGCAAACAGTTTGAATGATGCAAGCAGCCTGTTGTTCAGCGCTAAAGTCTGA
- a CDS encoding motility associated factor glycosyltransferase family protein → MSEFFQSNTQIIENRWPAVAARLLSEDSSSLQADLVEGLGSTLSINGIQLTSRHDRMREAQVQAASLAADSPVMHVYGAGLGDLQHQLLLRPSLAQLHVHILNGAVFFLVLQLLDQTPWLGDSRVQLHYAGDREEICLPFFAMPSELVLADDYNAKIRDRLISETHLAFNNREFDPHAAHIVERLHASQTLMHVDEDVAELFGTCAGMPVFVIATGPSLELHFQRLRAIREQQPRPLFICVDTAYRPLLEQGIRPDIVVTIDQRITERHLPPAGTSAIRLVYMPMVDPSVLSAWQGPRYVAYSPSPIYQALRQQFPRGELHGGGSVIHPAVDLAVKMGAGEITLFGADFAFPGDKTHAGWSDGELGPQLGAAKHWVLDGHGQRIKTQLNFRSYLCELERFIAGHPQVRFYNSSRAGAIIAGTAFHPELAL, encoded by the coding sequence ATGAGCGAGTTTTTTCAATCCAACACCCAGATCATCGAAAATCGCTGGCCAGCTGTGGCTGCGCGTCTGTTGAGTGAAGACTCGAGCTCGTTGCAGGCCGATCTGGTGGAAGGACTGGGATCGACCTTGAGCATCAATGGCATTCAGTTGACCAGTCGGCATGACCGTATGCGTGAAGCGCAAGTGCAGGCCGCAAGCCTGGCAGCCGACAGCCCGGTCATGCATGTCTACGGTGCCGGGTTGGGCGATCTGCAACACCAGTTGCTGCTGCGTCCGTCACTCGCGCAATTGCACGTGCACATTCTCAATGGCGCCGTGTTTTTTCTGGTGCTGCAACTGCTTGATCAAACACCGTGGCTCGGCGATTCACGCGTCCAGTTGCACTACGCCGGTGATCGCGAAGAAATCTGCCTGCCGTTCTTTGCCATGCCGTCCGAGCTGGTGCTGGCAGACGACTACAATGCGAAAATCCGCGACCGACTGATCAGCGAGACGCACCTTGCGTTCAACAATCGCGAGTTCGATCCGCACGCCGCGCACATTGTTGAACGCTTACATGCCAGTCAGACGCTGATGCACGTCGATGAGGATGTCGCCGAGCTGTTTGGCACGTGCGCGGGCATGCCGGTGTTTGTGATTGCGACGGGGCCGAGCCTGGAACTGCACTTCCAGCGTTTGCGGGCGATCCGCGAGCAACAGCCACGACCACTGTTTATCTGTGTCGACACCGCGTATAGACCGTTGCTGGAACAGGGGATTCGCCCCGACATCGTGGTTACGATAGATCAGCGCATTACCGAGCGCCACTTGCCGCCGGCCGGCACGAGCGCCATTCGTCTGGTGTATATGCCCATGGTCGATCCGTCAGTGTTGAGTGCCTGGCAAGGCCCGCGCTATGTAGCCTATTCACCTAGCCCGATCTATCAGGCATTGCGCCAGCAATTCCCCAGAGGTGAATTGCATGGGGGCGGCAGTGTGATCCATCCGGCAGTGGATCTGGCGGTGAAAATGGGTGCCGGGGAAATCACCCTGTTCGGTGCCGACTTTGCCTTCCCGGGCGACAAGACCCATGCCGGCTGGAGTGACGGTGAACTGGGGCCACAACTCGGTGCGGCGAAACACTGGGTGCTCGATGGCCACGGCCAACGCATCAAGACTCAACTCAACTTCCGTAGCTATCTGTGCGAACTGGAGCGCTTTATCGCCGGGCATCCCCAGGTGCGCTTTTACAACAGCAGTCGGGCCGGGGCGATCATTGCCGGGACCGCCTTTCATCCGGAGTTGGCGCTATGA
- a CDS encoding ketoacyl-ACP synthase III, with product MIGIKSIASYVPVAGVDNYAQGAKFEKDEEFILGKIGSAFLPRKDAEQETSDLCVEAANALFANNPELKRESIDALIVVTQNGDEEGLPHTAAIVQDKLGLPTNVAAFDISLGCSGYVYGIYAIKGFMEAAGLKNGLLITADPYSKIVDPEDRNTTMLFGDAATATWMGEDPTWALGKAKFGTDGSGAPHLKVSNGVFFMNGRQVFNFALLKVPAHLHELLDDSGLKADDIDAFCIHQGSAAIVDAVARRFEGEPEKFIKDMVETGNTVSSSVPLLLEKHVLDSDWSRVAISGFGVGLSWGSAIIYRP from the coding sequence ATGATTGGCATAAAAAGCATTGCGAGCTACGTTCCTGTAGCCGGCGTGGACAATTACGCACAAGGTGCAAAATTCGAGAAGGATGAAGAATTCATCCTTGGCAAGATCGGCTCGGCTTTCCTGCCGCGCAAAGACGCTGAACAAGAAACCTCCGATCTGTGCGTGGAAGCGGCCAATGCGCTGTTTGCCAACAACCCTGAGTTGAAACGTGAGTCGATCGACGCGCTGATCGTCGTCACTCAGAACGGTGACGAGGAAGGCCTGCCGCACACTGCCGCGATCGTGCAGGACAAACTCGGTCTGCCGACCAATGTCGCGGCGTTCGATATTTCCTTGGGCTGCTCCGGTTACGTCTACGGCATCTATGCGATCAAGGGCTTCATGGAAGCCGCAGGCCTGAAGAACGGCTTGCTGATCACCGCTGACCCTTATTCGAAGATCGTCGACCCGGAAGATCGCAACACCACCATGCTCTTCGGCGATGCCGCCACCGCCACCTGGATGGGGGAAGATCCGACCTGGGCGTTGGGTAAAGCCAAATTCGGCACTGATGGTTCCGGCGCTCCGCACCTTAAGGTCAGCAATGGTGTGTTCTTCATGAACGGTCGTCAGGTGTTCAACTTCGCGCTGCTCAAAGTCCCGGCGCATCTGCATGAGTTGCTCGATGATTCCGGCCTCAAGGCTGACGACATCGATGCGTTCTGCATTCACCAGGGCAGTGCGGCGATTGTCGATGCCGTGGCGCGGCGCTTCGAAGGCGAGCCGGAGAAGTTCATCAAGGACATGGTCGAGACCGGCAATACCGTGTCGTCGAGTGTTCCGTTGCTGCTGGAAAAACACGTGCTCGATTCTGACTGGAGTCGCGTCGCGATCAGTGGCTTTGGCGTTGGTTTGTCCTGGGGTTCGGCGATTATCTACCGTCCCTGA
- the pseF gene encoding pseudaminic acid cytidylyltransferase: MSNVAIIPARGGSKRIPRKNLAPFDGVPMIVRSIRTALDSGLFERVVVSTDDEEIAQVARAHGADVPFLRPAELADDFTGTAAVIVHALQQLPYFDYACCVYATAPLLQARYLRQGFELLEQHADKSFAFSVTGFGFPIQRALTLDGQGALTALSPEFRNTRSQDLPEAFQDAGQFYWGRSEAWLRGDVLFSPASLPVILPRHLVQDIDTPEDWKRAEYLYAALKAGGELS, translated from the coding sequence TTGAGCAACGTTGCAATCATCCCGGCCCGCGGGGGCAGCAAACGCATCCCGCGCAAGAATCTTGCGCCGTTTGATGGCGTGCCGATGATCGTCCGTTCGATCCGCACGGCGCTGGACTCGGGATTGTTCGAGCGGGTGGTGGTCAGTACGGACGACGAAGAGATTGCCCAAGTGGCGCGGGCGCATGGCGCTGACGTGCCGTTCTTGCGTCCGGCCGAACTTGCCGACGATTTCACCGGTACCGCCGCAGTAATCGTGCATGCATTGCAGCAGTTGCCGTACTTCGATTACGCCTGTTGCGTGTATGCGACCGCGCCGCTGTTGCAGGCGCGGTATCTGCGTCAGGGCTTTGAATTACTGGAGCAGCATGCGGACAAATCCTTTGCCTTCTCCGTCACCGGTTTCGGTTTCCCGATCCAGCGCGCGCTGACCCTGGACGGGCAGGGTGCGCTGACGGCGTTGTCCCCGGAGTTTCGCAACACCCGCTCGCAGGATCTGCCCGAAGCGTTCCAGGACGCTGGCCAGTTCTACTGGGGACGCAGCGAGGCGTGGTTGCGCGGTGACGTGCTGTTTTCGCCGGCCAGTCTGCCGGTGATTCTGCCGCGGCATCTGGTGCAGGACATCGATACGCCAGAGGACTGGAAACGCGCCGAATATCTGTACGCCGCGCTCAAGGCTGGCGGAGAGCTTTCATGA
- a CDS encoding sigma-54 dependent transcriptional regulator has protein sequence MWRETKILLIDDDSVRRRDLAVILNFLGEENLPCGSHDWQQAVGSLSSSREVICVLIGTVNAPGALLGLLKTLSTWDEFLPVLLMGDNSSVDLPEDQRRRVLSTLEMPPSYSKLLDSLHRAQVYREMYDQARERGRHREPNLFRSLVGTSRAIQHVRQMMQQVADTDASVLILGESGTGKEVVARNLHYHSKRRDAPFVPVNCGAIPAELLESELFGHEKGAFTGAITSRAGRFELANGGTLFLDEIGDMPLPMQVKLLRVLQERTFERVGSNKTQSVDVRIIAATHKNLESMIEIGTFREDLYYRLNVFPIEMAPLRERVEDIPLLMNELISRMEHEKRGSIRFNSAAIMSLCRHGWPGNVRELANLVERMAIMHPYGVIGVVELPKKFRYVDDEDEQLVDSLRSDLEERVAINGHTPDFTANAMLPPEGLDLKDYLGGLEQGLIQQALDDANGIVARAAERLRIRRTTLVEKMRKYGMSRRDGDEQADD, from the coding sequence ATGTGGCGTGAAACCAAAATTCTGCTGATCGATGACGATAGCGTCCGCCGCCGCGACCTGGCGGTGATCTTAAATTTTCTCGGCGAAGAAAATTTACCCTGCGGAAGCCATGACTGGCAGCAGGCAGTCGGCTCTTTGTCGTCTAGTCGTGAGGTCATTTGCGTACTGATCGGGACGGTCAATGCTCCTGGTGCGCTTTTGGGCTTGTTAAAGACACTCTCAACCTGGGATGAGTTCCTTCCGGTTTTGCTGATGGGCGATAATTCTTCCGTTGACTTGCCTGAAGACCAGCGTCGCCGAGTGCTTTCGACCCTCGAAATGCCACCCAGCTACAGCAAATTGCTCGACTCCTTGCACCGTGCCCAGGTGTATCGCGAGATGTATGACCAGGCCCGTGAGCGCGGCCGTCATCGTGAACCCAACCTGTTCCGCAGCCTCGTCGGCACCAGCCGGGCGATCCAGCACGTGCGCCAGATGATGCAGCAAGTGGCCGACACAGACGCCAGCGTGCTGATCCTCGGCGAGTCCGGCACCGGCAAGGAAGTGGTTGCGCGCAACCTGCATTACCACTCCAAGCGCCGCGACGCGCCGTTCGTGCCCGTGAACTGCGGGGCGATCCCGGCAGAGCTGCTCGAGAGCGAGCTGTTCGGTCACGAGAAAGGCGCCTTCACTGGCGCGATCACCAGCCGTGCCGGGCGTTTCGAACTGGCCAACGGCGGTACGTTGTTCCTCGACGAAATCGGCGACATGCCGCTGCCGATGCAGGTCAAGCTGCTGCGCGTGCTGCAAGAACGTACCTTTGAGCGTGTGGGCAGCAACAAGACCCAAAGTGTCGACGTGCGCATCATCGCTGCGACTCACAAGAATCTCGAAAGCATGATCGAGATCGGCACTTTCCGCGAAGACCTTTACTATCGCCTGAACGTTTTCCCGATCGAGATGGCGCCGCTGCGTGAGCGCGTCGAAGACATCCCGCTGCTGATGAACGAACTGATCTCGCGCATGGAACACGAAAAGCGCGGTTCGATCCGTTTCAACTCGGCTGCAATCATGTCGCTGTGCCGTCACGGCTGGCCGGGCAACGTCCGCGAACTGGCCAACCTGGTGGAGCGCATGGCGATCATGCATCCGTACGGGGTGATCGGCGTGGTCGAGCTGCCGAAGAAATTCCGCTACGTCGACGATGAAGACGAGCAGTTGGTCGACAGCCTGCGCAGTGATCTGGAAGAGCGCGTGGCAATCAACGGCCATACGCCGGACTTCACCGCCAACGCCATGCTTCCGCCTGAAGGCCTGGATCTCAAGGACTACCTCGGTGGTCTGGAGCAGGGCCTGATTCAGCAGGCGCTGGACGATGCCAATGGCATCGTGGCGCGTGCGGCCGAGCGCTTGCGCATTCGCCGTACCACGCTGGTGGAGAAGATGCGCAAGTACGGCATGAGCCGGCGCGATGGTGATGAACAGGCGGATGATTGA
- a CDS encoding flagellin domain-containing protein, translated as MALTVNTNVTSLNVQKNLNRASDALSTSMTRLSSGLKINSAKDDAAGLQIATRMTSQIRGQTMAIKNANDGISIAQTAEGAMQESTNILQRMRELAVQARNDSNGTDDRAALNKEFATMSDELTRIAKSTNLNGKNLIDGTAGTMTFQVGSNTGATNQITITLNSGFDAATLSVGSATIAVTGTDSTTAEASTKAAIDAIDAALKTINTSRADLGAAQNRLTSTISNLQNINENASAALGRVQDTDFAAETAQLTKQQTLQQASTAVLAQANQLPSAVLKLLQ; from the coding sequence ATGGCTTTAACAGTAAACACTAACGTCACATCGTTGAACGTTCAGAAAAACCTGAACCGTGCTTCCGACGCTCTGTCGACTTCGATGACTCGCCTGTCTTCCGGCCTGAAAATCAACAGCGCTAAAGACGACGCCGCCGGCCTGCAAATCGCTACCCGTATGACTTCGCAGATCCGTGGTCAGACCATGGCGATCAAAAACGCCAACGACGGTATCTCGATCGCTCAGACCGCTGAAGGCGCGATGCAAGAATCGACCAACATTCTGCAGCGTATGCGTGAACTGGCTGTTCAAGCACGAAACGACTCGAACGGCACCGACGACCGTGCTGCTCTGAACAAAGAATTCGCGACCATGTCGGACGAGCTGACTCGTATCGCCAAGTCGACCAACCTGAACGGCAAAAACCTGATCGACGGTACTGCTGGCACCATGACCTTCCAGGTTGGTTCCAACACTGGCGCTACCAACCAGATCACCATCACTCTGAACAGCGGCTTCGACGCTGCAACTCTGAGCGTTGGTTCGGCTACCATCGCTGTTACCGGTACCGACAGCACCACTGCTGAAGCAAGCACCAAAGCTGCAATCGACGCAATCGACGCTGCACTGAAAACCATCAACACCAGCCGTGCGGACCTCGGTGCTGCTCAGAACCGTCTGACCAGCACTATCTCCAACCTGCAGAACATCAACGAAAACGCCAGTGCTGCACTGGGTCGCGTACAAGATACCGACTTCGCTGCTGAAACTGCACAGCTGACCAAGCAACAAACTCTGCAACAAGCTTCGACCGCAGTTCTGGCTCAGGCCAACCAACTGCCATCCGCTGTACTGAAACTGCTTCAGTAA
- the pseI gene encoding pseudaminic acid synthase yields MSSFKIGNRLIGADAPPFIIAEMSGNHNQSLDVALQIVEAAAKAGAHALKLQTYTAETMTLDLAEGEFFIKDPGSLWAGTSLYDLYEKAHTPWEWHAPIFARAKELGMLAFSTPFDDTAVDFLESLDVPAYKIASFENTDLPLIRRVAATGKPLIISTGMASIAELDETVRAAREAGCKDLVLLKCTSTYPATPLNSNVRTIPHLRELFGCEVGLSDHSMGVGVSVAAVALGATVVEKHFTLDRSAGGVDASFSLEPAEMASLVLETERAWQAMGQVQYGPTEAERKSLVYRRSLYVTADMAAGEPFSTANLRAIRPGLGLSPKHTEAVLGRHARAPIKRGTPLDWSLVE; encoded by the coding sequence ATGAGCAGTTTCAAGATTGGCAATCGTCTGATTGGTGCCGACGCGCCACCGTTCATCATTGCCGAGATGAGCGGTAACCATAACCAGTCGCTGGACGTTGCCCTGCAAATTGTCGAGGCGGCAGCCAAGGCCGGTGCGCACGCGTTGAAGCTGCAAACCTACACGGCCGAAACCATGACCCTGGATCTGGCCGAAGGCGAGTTCTTCATCAAGGATCCGGGCAGTCTGTGGGCGGGCACCTCTCTCTACGATTTGTATGAAAAGGCTCATACGCCGTGGGAGTGGCATGCGCCGATCTTTGCCCGCGCGAAAGAGCTGGGGATGCTCGCGTTCTCGACACCGTTCGATGACACCGCCGTGGATTTTCTCGAAAGCCTGGATGTGCCGGCCTACAAGATTGCCAGTTTCGAAAACACCGATTTGCCGCTGATCCGCCGTGTCGCTGCTACCGGCAAGCCGCTGATCATTTCCACTGGCATGGCCAGCATCGCAGAGCTGGATGAAACCGTGCGCGCTGCCCGCGAGGCCGGCTGCAAGGATCTGGTGTTGCTCAAGTGCACCAGCACTTATCCGGCGACACCGCTTAACAGCAACGTACGCACGATCCCGCATCTGCGTGAGCTGTTTGGTTGCGAGGTCGGGCTGTCTGACCATTCGATGGGTGTCGGCGTGTCGGTGGCGGCCGTGGCGCTCGGTGCGACGGTGGTGGAAAAACACTTCACCCTCGACCGTTCGGCGGGGGGGGTGGACGCCAGTTTCTCGCTCGAACCTGCGGAAATGGCCAGTCTGGTGCTCGAGACCGAGCGCGCCTGGCAAGCCATGGGCCAGGTGCAATACGGTCCCACCGAGGCCGAGCGCAAGTCGCTGGTCTACCGCCGCTCGCTTTACGTCACCGCTGACATGGCCGCCGGTGAGCCGTTCAGCACTGCCAATCTGCGTGCCATTCGCCCCGGTCTCGGTCTGTCGCCCAAGCACACCGAGGCGGTTCTCGGACGCCACGCTCGCGCCCCGATCAAACGCGGTACGCCGCTGGATTGGTCGTTGGTCGAATAA